Proteins encoded together in one Neisseria lactamica window:
- a CDS encoding SLC13 family permease: protein MNLHAKDKTQHPENVELLSAQKPITDFKGLLTTIISAVVCFGIYHILPYAPDANKGIALLIFVAALWFTEAVHITVTALMVPVLAVVLGFPDMDIKKAMAGFADPTIYIFFGGFALATALHMQRLDRKIAVSLLRLSRGNMKVAVLMLFLVTAFLSMWISNTATAAMMLPLAMGMMSHLDQEKERKTYVFVLLGIAYCASIGGLGTVVGSPPNMIAAKALDLDFVSWMKLGLPMMLLILPLMLFSMYVILKPNLNERVEVKAESIPWTLHRVIALLIFLAAAVSWVFSAKIKAAFGISNPDTVIALIAAVAVVVFGVAQWKEVARNTDWGVLMLFGGGISLSALLQSSGASEALGQQVASTFSHSPALLVIFVVAAFIIFLTEFTSNTASAALLVPIFASIAAQMGLPEQVLVFVIGVGASCAFMLPVATPPNAIVFGTGLIKQREMMNVGILLNILCIALVSLWAYFFLM, encoded by the coding sequence ATCCCGAAAACGTCGAGCTGCTCAGTGCGCAGAAGCCGATTACCGACTTTAAGGGTCTGCTGACCACCATCATTTCCGCCGTCGTCTGTTTCGGCATTTACCACATCCTGCCCTACGCCCCCGATGCCAACAAAGGTATCGCGCTGCTGATTTTCGTTGCCGCACTTTGGTTTACCGAAGCCGTCCACATTACCGTAACCGCACTGATGGTGCCGGTTCTCGCCGTCGTACTCGGTTTCCCCGACATGGACATCAAAAAGGCAATGGCAGGTTTCGCCGATCCGACAATTTATATCTTCTTCGGCGGTTTCGCACTCGCCACCGCCCTGCATATGCAGCGTCTCGACCGCAAAATCGCCGTCAGCCTGCTGCGCTTGTCGCGCGGCAATATGAAAGTGGCGGTTTTGATGTTGTTCCTCGTTACCGCCTTTCTGTCCATGTGGATCAGCAACACCGCCACCGCCGCTATGATGCTGCCTTTGGCAATGGGTATGATGAGCCACCTCGACCAGGAAAAAGAACGCAAAACCTATGTCTTCGTCCTGCTCGGCATCGCCTATTGCGCCAGTATCGGCGGCTTGGGTACCGTGGTCGGTTCTCCACCGAACATGATTGCCGCCAAAGCCCTGGATCTTGATTTCGTCAGCTGGATGAAACTCGGTCTGCCCATGATGCTGTTGATTCTGCCGCTGATGCTGTTCTCCATGTACGTCATCCTCAAACCTAATTTGAACGAGCGCGTGGAAGTTAAAGCCGAATCGATTCCGTGGACTTTGCACCGCGTTATCGCATTACTGATTTTCCTTGCCGCTGCCGTCTCTTGGGTATTCAGTGCCAAAATCAAAGCCGCATTCGGTATTTCCAACCCCGATACCGTTATCGCCCTGATTGCCGCCGTCGCCGTCGTCGTCTTCGGCGTGGCGCAATGGAAGGAAGTCGCCCGCAACACCGACTGGGGCGTATTGATGCTCTTCGGCGGCGGTATCAGCTTGAGCGCGCTGCTGCAATCTTCCGGCGCATCTGAAGCACTGGGCCAGCAAGTTGCTTCCACATTCTCCCATTCTCCTGCATTGCTGGTGATTTTCGTGGTTGCCGCCTTTATCATCTTTCTGACCGAGTTCACCAGTAACACGGCTTCTGCCGCCCTGCTTGTGCCTATTTTCGCCAGCATCGCCGCGCAAATGGGCCTGCCCGAACAAGTCTTGGTATTCGTCATCGGTGTTGGCGCGTCTTGCGCCTTCATGCTGCCGGTTGCCACACCGCCTAACGCGATTGTGTTCGGCACGGGCTTGATCAAACAACGCGAAATGATGAATGTCGGCATACTGCTGAATATCCTCTGCATCGCGCTGGTTTCGCTGTGGGCATACTTCTTCCTGATGTAA
- a CDS encoding peptidylprolyl isomerase, which produces MIILHTNKGDIKIELDFDKAPVTAKNFEQYVKDGFYDGVIFHRVIKGFMIQGGGMDENMNEKATRDPIQNEASNGLPNDKYTIAMARTSDPHSAGAQFFINTADNAFLNHRSKEMYGRTVVQDWGYAVFGKVVGGFDVVDAIEGVSTKRHGYHDDVPTEPVVIIKAEAV; this is translated from the coding sequence ATGATTATCCTGCACACCAACAAAGGCGACATCAAAATCGAACTCGATTTCGACAAAGCCCCCGTTACTGCTAAAAACTTCGAGCAATACGTCAAAGACGGCTTCTACGACGGCGTAATCTTCCACCGCGTCATCAAAGGCTTTATGATTCAAGGCGGCGGTATGGATGAAAACATGAACGAAAAAGCAACGCGCGATCCGATTCAAAACGAAGCGTCCAACGGTTTGCCCAACGATAAATACACCATCGCCATGGCACGCACTTCCGACCCCCATTCCGCCGGCGCGCAATTCTTCATCAACACCGCCGACAATGCCTTCCTCAACCACCGCTCCAAAGAAATGTACGGCAGAACCGTCGTCCAAGACTGGGGCTATGCCGTATTCGGCAAGGTAGTCGGCGGTTTTGACGTTGTCGATGCCATCGAAGGCGTATCCACCAAACGCCACGGCTACCATGATGATGTTCCGACCGAACCTGTCGTCATCATTAAAGCCGAAGCCGTATAA